The proteins below are encoded in one region of Drosophila santomea strain STO CAGO 1482 chromosome 3R, Prin_Dsan_1.1, whole genome shotgun sequence:
- the LOC120450826 gene encoding chromosomal protein D1, with translation MEEVAVKKRGRPPKASSGGGSSSAAAAASPGPKKRGRPAKNKGSSTTSGGGGQRGRPPKASKIQNDDDPEDEEEGDGSGAELANNSSPSPTKGRGRPKSSGGAGAGDAVKTPSSAKKRKAGRPKKHQPSDSEDEDEQDDDDDGSSIEERRPVGRPSAGSVNLNISRTGRGLGRPKKRAAESNGDGEPQVPKKRGRPPQNKSGSGGNSGYVPTGRPRGRPKATAAPVDKHEDNDDDQDDENSADEVHSSPEKTVVAPKKRGRPTLGASKVPKEGTPKPRGRPPKNIDEADADADDADSTDQAEQNSKKEADDEDGAVDGTPTKGDGLKWNSDGENDANDEYVSDAYNDSESVAA, from the exons ATGGAGGAAGTAGCGGTAAAGAAGCGCGGCCGACCGCCAAAGGCATCCAGCGGTGGTGGATCTTCatcagcggcggcggcagccTCGCCGGGTCCCAAAAAACGCGGTCGTCCCGCCAAGAATAAGGGCTCCAGTACGACCAGCGGTGGCGGTGGCCAGCGCGGTCGTCCCCCCAAGGCGTCAAAAATCCAAAATGACGATGATcccgaggacgaggaggagggcGACGGCTCCGGCGCTGAGCTTGCAAACAACTCATCCCCCTCGCCGACGAAGGGCCGGGGACGTCCCAAGAGCAGTGGCGGCGCCGGAGCTGGCGATGCAGTCAAGACGCCCAGTTCCGCCAAAAAACGCAAGGCCGGCAGGCCCAAGAAGCACCAGCCCAGCGATAGCGAGGATGAAG ACGAGcaggatgatgatgacgacggTAGCAGCATCGAAGAACGTCGCCCGGTGGGTCGGCCGTCGGCTGGATCCGTCAACCTGAACATATCGCGCACGGGACGCGGCCTGGGAAGGCCCAAGAAGCGGGCAGCCGAGTCCAATGGCGATGGGGAGCCACAAGTGCCCAAGAAACGCGGACGTCCGCCACAGAATAAGTCGGGAAGTGGCGGCAATAGTGGTTACGTGCCCACTGGTCGTCCACGCGGTCGTCCAAAGGCCACTGCTGCGCCCGTCGACAAGCACGAGGATAATGACGATGATCAGGACGATGAGAACTCCGCGGACGAGGTGCACAGCTCGCCGGAGAAGACGGTAGTGGCGCCGAAGAAGCGCGGACGTCCCACCCTTGGCGCCAGCAAGGTGCCCAAGGAGGGAACACCGAAGCCCCGCGGTCGCCCACCGAAAAACATTGACGAAGCAGATGCTGATGCAGATGATGCTGATTCCACCGACCAGGCCGAACAAAACTCAAAGAAGGAGGCGGACGACGAGGACGGTGCCGTGGATGGGACACCAACCAAAGGAGATGGCCTGAAATGGAATTCCGATGGCGAAAATGATGCCAACGACGAATATGTTTCGGATGCCTACAACGATTCCGAATCGGTAGCTGCctaa
- the LOC120450824 gene encoding phosphoinositide 3-kinase regulatory subunit 4 isoform X1, with the protein MGNQLVGIAPSQIYAVEHYFSGQFGTEITFSSNMGSTRFFKVAKAKTDEGQIVVKVFVKHDPTLPLEDHKERLEGIKKTLSLANAVNCLPFQRVELIDKAAYIMREYVKHSLYDRVSTRPFLTVLEKKWITFQILCALNQCHKQKICHGDIKLENILITSWNWILLSDFASFKPTYLPEDNPADYTYFFDTSRRRTCYIAPERFVKTLASDDDGGNGNMSVIHTDSIIRLAPSYAGNTLLPAMDIFSAGCALLELWTEGTAPFELSQLLAYRRGERDLVEKHLAGIENERLRNLLASMIDIHSMNRKSAEDYLDQERGQLFPEYFYSFLQSYLQMFSSTPIMSPDDKIQCLHKDIGHCIKVLTQVQDLTPEEEENIDEQEKKDPTLCARLPPEHDGLILIITVVTSCIRGLKQSNTKIAALELLQKLSKYTTSETILDRILPYILHLAQKSPAKVQVQAIETLTACLGMVKDIPRSDANVFPEYILPSITDLASESSAVIVRVAFARNIAALAKSAVYFLEETQRNAPNDMPTPRYEAELNALHDIVRQAVLSLLTDSQPVVKQTLMESGICDLCAFFGKEKANDVILSHIMTFLNDEDKNLRGAFYDNIAGVAGYVGWQASDILVPLLQQGFTDREEFVIAKAIRAVTILIELGHIKKPAVTEIVQETACYLCHPNLWVRHEICGMIATTARNLTAIDVQCKIMPAIGAFLKAPLIQVEKPHILLDCVHPPVPRQIFDSVLRFQDIHHFIRALEARSRVRSQTRQGTLPQYEEMGQTLRNLFRRLSSEGLTDLIEMQLLAMNPFLISMKHKALQDLDDTASGNGRIVVSRKQVACHEYPLADKVTKMPLENRSSEGPTLVSPASDAAITPLGAGGLAGSPASGAVVLGVPTATVSAATSLGEYTMPERNCWLERSSECRKDLESLTAKIKSRYNVLAISQRCSYDKLVTPYPPGWRMTGTLVAHLHEHSESVIKLASLRPHGSLFASGSIDGTVRLWDCSKLNGNQGVNKSRQVYSANTPIYALAACDSGQSLAVGGKDGSMLMMRIDRNSAKMTLQQALNQNDHKDGPVVDMHAYDQATQSVIVYATLYGGIVAWDTRMQHSAWRLQNELRHGVITTICADPTGSWLATGTSGGKHICWDLRFRLPIAEIKHPADSWIRKVACHPTEPSYLISASQSNNEVSVWNIETGQRQTVLWASPVAALSSASTSDPATTCGILSGVVDGSPFILTGSSDQRIRYWDITNPKNSSLKVPAANDNLADVAFNYGARLMEGSQVIEEQIISMASTGDSQQLRSSTEENPRSGPDMPTASHHDAITDLLMCKDKGQIYIASASRDGVIKLWK; encoded by the exons CTTATCGACAAGGCAGCCTACATAATGCGGGAGTATGTGAAACACAGTCTTTATGACCGCGTGTCCACACGCCCATTTCTCACCGTACTGGAGAAAAAGTGGATCACGTTCCAGATTTTGTGCGCCCTAAATCAGTGCCACAAGCAGAAGATCTGCCACGGAGACATCAAGCTGGAGAACATCCTGATTACATCCTGGAACTGGATCCTGCTCTCGGACTTTGCCTCCTTTAAGCCCACATATTTGCCGGAGGACAATCCGGCGGACTACACGTACTTCTTCGATACGAGTAGAAGGCGAACCTGCTATATTGCACCCGAGCGATTCGTTAAAACACTGGCCTCCGATGATGATGGTGGCAATGGCAATATGTCGGTCATACACACCGATTCCATCATTCGCCTTGCTCCTAGCTATGCGGGAAACACTTTGTTGCCAGCCATGGACATCTTCTCCGCAGGCTGTGCCTTGCTGGAACTCTGGACAGAGGGAACTGCGCCCTTTGAACTCTCACAGCTGCTGGCCTACAGGCGAGGAGAGCGAGATCTGGTGGAGAAACACCTGGCCGGCATCGAAAACGAAAGGTTGCGCAATCTGCTGGCCTCCATGATTGACATCCACTCGATGAACCGAAAGAGCGCCGAGGACTACTTGGATCAGGAGCGCGGTCAACTGTTTCCCGAATACTTCTACTCCTTCCTGCAGTCGTATTTGCAAATGTTCAGCTCAACACCGATCATGTCGCCGGATGACAAGATTCAGTGTCTGCACAAGGATATTGGGCACTGCATAAAAGTGCTGACCCAGGTCCAGGATTTGACtccggaggaggaggaaaatATTGATGAGCAAGAAAAGAAGGATCCCACGCTGTGTGCACGGCTGCCACCGGAGCATGATGGTCTCATTCTGATCATCACGGTGGTCACATCCTGCATCCGAGGACTCAAGCAGTCGAATACCAAAATTGCAGCCTTGGAACTTCTACAAAAGCTGTCCAAGTACACAACATCCGAGACCATCCTCGATCGCATATTGCCTTATATT CTTCATTTGGCCCAGAAATCGCCAGCCAAGGTGCAAGTGCAGGCCATCGAAACTCTGACTGCCTGTTTGGGCATGGTAAAGGACATTCCGCGCAGCGATGCCAACGTGTTTCCCGAGTACATCCTGCCCTCCATCACCGATTTGGCCAGCGAGTCAAGTGCAGTGATTGTTCGCGTGGCCTTTGCCCGGAATATAGCTGCACTGGCGAAGAGCGCTGTCTACTTTCTGGAGGAAACGCAGCGGAATGCTCCTAACGATATGCCCACTCCACGTTACGAGGCAGAGTTGAACGCCCTCCATGACATTGTTAGACAGGCAGTGCTCAGTCTGTTAACGGATTCCCAGCCGGTGGTCAAGCAAACACTGATGGAGTCGGGCATCTGCGATCTCTGCGCTTTCTTTGGCAAGGAAAAAGCCAACGATGTGATACTCTCGCACATCATGACGTTCCTGAATGACGAGGATAAGAATTTGAGAGGAGCTTTCTATGACAACATCGCCGGAGTGGCTGGCTATGTGGGCTGGCAGGCGTCGGACATTCTTGTGCCACTTCTGCAGCAAGGATTCACGGATCGCGAGGAGTTCGTCATTGCAAAAGCCATTCGTGCGGTCACCATTCTCATCGAACTGGGTCACATCAAGAAGCCAGCCGTTACAGAAATTGTCCAAGAGACAGCCTGTTATTTGTGCCATCCAAATCTTTGGGTTCGGCACGAAATCTGCGGCATGATTGCCACCACGGCGCGCAATCTCACCGCCATCGATGTGCAGTGTAAGATTATGCCGGCGATTGGCGCATTTCTCAAGGCACCGCTCATCCAGGTGGAGAAGCCGCACATCCTGCTGGACTGCGTGCATCCTCCTGTGCCGCGACAGATCTTTGACAGCGTGCTGCGCTTCCAGGACATTCATCACTTCATCAGAGCGCTGGAGGCTCGGTCGCGTGTTCGTAGTCAGACCAGACAGGGAACTCTGCCGCAGTACGAGGAGATGGGACAGACCCTGCGGAAT CTTTTTAGACGCCTAAGCTCTGAGGGCTTAACGGATCTCATTGAGATGCAGCTGCTGGCCATGAACCCGTTCCTAATCTCCATGAAGCACAAGGCCCTCCAGGATCTGGACGACACCGCCTCGGGGAATGGACGCATTGTGGTCAGTCGCAAGCAAGTCGCTTGTCATGAATATCCGCTGGCAGACAAAGTTACCAAAATGCCCCTTGAGAACC GATCCAGCGAGGGTCCAACTCTAGTTTCGCCCGCCTCGGATGCAGCAATCACTCCGCTGGGAGCTGGCGGACTGGCCGGAAGTCCTGCCTCTGGAGCCGTAGTCCTTGGAGTGCCAACTGCCACCGTAAGTGCGGCCACTTCGCTGGGTGAATACACAATGCCGGAGCGAAACTGCTGGCTGGAACGCTCCTCCGAGTGCCGCAAGGATCTCGAATCGCTGACGGCCAAGATCAAGAGTCGCTACAATGTGTTGGCCATCTCCCAGCGCTGCAGCTACGACAAGCTGGTGACTCCCTATCCGCCAGGCTGGCGGATGACCGGCACTTTGGTGGCTCACCTGCACGAGCATTCGGAATCCGTGATCAAGTTGGCCTCCCTGCGACCCCATGGATCGCTCTTCGCCAGCGGCAGCATTGACGGCACAGTGCGATTGTGGGATTGCAGCAAACTGAATGGCAATCAGGGTGTTAACAAGTCGAGGCAGGTTTATTCGGCCAATACACCCATCTACGCGCTGGCCGCCTGTGATAGCGGACAATCGCTGGCGGTGGGTGGGAAGGATGGCAGCATGCTGATGATGCGAATCGATCGGAATTCCGCCAAAATGACGCTCCAGCAAGCACTAAATCAAAA TGATCATAAGGACGGACCGGTGGTGGACATGCACGCCTACGACCAGGCCACGCAGAGTGTCATCGTCTACGCCACGCTGTACGGCGGCATTGTGGCCTGGGACACACGAATGCAACACAGCGCCTGGAGGCTACAGAATGAGCTACGACATGGGGTGATCACAACGATATGTGCGGATCCAACTGGATCTTGGCTGGCCACCGGTACCAGCGGTGGAAAGCACATCTGCTGGGATCTACGCTTTCGGCTCCCCATCGCGGAAATAAAGCATCCGGCGGATTCGTGGATACGCAAGGTGGCCTGCCATCCCACAGAGCCTTCGTACCTGATCTCAGCCTCGCAGTCGAACAACGAGGTATCCGTGTGGAATATTGAGACGGGACAGCGCCAGACGGTTTTGTGGGCCAGTCCGGTGGCGGCTTTATCCAGCGCTAGTACCAGCGATCCGGCCACCACCTGTGGCATTCTTAGTGGCGTGGTCGATGGTTCACCTTTCATTCTCACCGGCAGCTCGGATCAGCGAATCCGGTACTGGGACATCACCAACCCGAAGAACTCCTCGCTTAAAGTACCTGCCGCCAATGACAACCTGGCAGATGTGGCCTTTAACTATGG TGCCCGCTTGATGGAAGGCAGCCAGGTGATCGAGGAGCAAATCATTTCCATGGCCAGCACGGGCGACTCGCAGCAGCTGCGGTCCTCCACGGAGGAGAATCCCCGCTCTGGTCCGGATATGCCAACGGCCAGTCACCACGATGCCATCACGGATCTGCTGATGTGCAAGGACAAGGGCCAGATCTACATAGCCTCTGCATCGCGAGACGGTGTCATCAAGCTGTGGAAGTGA